From Halanaerobium saccharolyticum subsp. saccharolyticum DSM 6643:
CCACTGGAGAATATCCAGTAGCCTTACATTTACAAGAACTTTTACCAACCCATTCCTAAAGAAAACTAATTATTTCCCTGCTGCTTAATTTTATATAATTTTTCAGCAATATCTTTAAGTAATGGATAATGAACTAATTTGTCAATCCATTTCTCTGGTATTGAATTGAAACCATAATATGAACCAGCCAACTGACCAGTAACTGCTGCTACAGTGTCTGCATCATCACCAAGATTAGCAGCTAATAATACTGCTTCATCAAAAGAATCAGTATTTAAAAATGACCAGAGACTGGCTTCTAAAGTATGTATTACAAAACCGGTGGACTTAATTTCATCCCTATGTTTTTCAAAAGAGCCATTTATTGCGCCAAGAACTTCATCATTTAAATTTATATCTAAAGCTGTTTCTTTGATAACTTTAATTTTAAAAGCTTCAACTTTAAATCTTGAATTAATAAATTGCTGTATTAAAGCACCTAAATATCTACAACTATCTATGGCCATTTGATTGTTATGAGTTGTTAAAGAACTTTTCCCAGAATATTTAACAGCCTCTTTAAAATCATTTCTGTAATAAATTGGTACTGGAGCTAATCTCATTAAAGATCCATTCCCAGCCGCTCTTTCTCTGGCCGGTGGAAGTTCCCCATTTTTCTCATAATGTTCAAGAGAATTTGCTGTAATATTCCCAATATCAAAACAGTTTCCAGTTGAACTTAAATAACCTTCTTTATACCATTTGATATACCTCTGCAGCTGATCTTCTAAATTAAAATCTTTTTCAGTCAAACTTTCTGCAAGGCAGAGTGCCATTGAACTATCATCAGTCCAATAACCAGCATCTAAACCATGTGGCCCACCTGCCCTCATATCAGTTAACTTTTCAAAAGTATCTCTTGCTTTAAATTCAACGGCAGCTCCTAAGGCATCTCCAATAATTAATCCAAAAAAAACGCCAAATGCATTATTTTTTATTTCTTTTTCTATTTTTTTCATAAGTTTTTTATTATCAGAAAAATTTTTATGCACTTTACTCACCTTTTATTTACCTACAATACTTTTAATTTTATTTGTTGAGTCTAAAATTGGACTTACTGAATCATCATAATTTACAGTATCAATAAGTAGTGAAATTAATTTAGACATATCAACTTCTTCAAACCATTCAGCATCTTTAAATTTCTGAGGTACATAAGTTAAATTAGTAGAGAATAATTTTTTAATATACCCTTCTTCATAGTATTTATTCATTTTTTCAATTCCATTTGTAAAGAAAGTAAATGAAACTGCAACATAAATATTTCTTGCATTTTTCTTTTTTAATTCTTTAGCAATATCAAAAACAGATCCACCAGAAGCAATCATATCATCAACAATTAAAATATCTTTGCCCTCTACTTCTGCTCCCATATATTCATGCTGAATAATTGGGTTTCTACCATCGATAATCTTTTTGTAATCTCTTCGCTTATAGAATAAACCAACATCAAGTCCTAAAACACTTGCATAATAAATTGCTCTATCCATAGCACCTGTATCAGGAGAAATTACCATCATTTCATCTTTATCAAAACAAATTTCTGCATCTACTTTATTCATTGCTTTAATAATTTGATAGGTGGAATATAGACTTTCAAAACCAGTTTGCGGAATAGCATTTTGAACTCTTGTTTCATGAGCATCAAAAGTAAAAATATTTTCAACACCTAAATTTTCTAACTCCTGTAAAGCCATAGCACAATCTAAAGATTCCCGGCTATTTCTTTTATCCTGACGGCTTTCATATAGCAGCGGCATGATAATATGAATTCTTCTGGCTTTTCCAGCAATAGCCGAAATTAAACGCTTGATATCCTGAAAATGGTCATCAGGACTCATTCTATTTTCGTGTCCAAACATATTATAAGTAACACTATAGTTACCTATATCTGCTAAAATATAAATATCTTTACCTCTAATTGTTTCTTTAAGAGATCCTTTAGCCTCTCCATTAGCAAAACGAACTATCTCACTATCAATGACATATGTATCTTTGATCTCTTCTAAATGATATTCGCTGCAGCTGTTAGCAAACTCTTCTTTTCTTCGCTCAACAATGTAATCATCAACTTTTTGCCCCAGCTCTTTACAGCTTTCGTGGACAATAATCCCCAGTTGTCCAAATGGTATCTTAGTTATTGTTTTGTCTTCCACTTTTAATATAGCACCTCATTTGTATATTATTTTTCTTCCACTAATATAATTTCAAGATTTAAATACAAATCCCTTTATATATTACAAAATAAAAGAAAGTTTATATATTTTTTATATTCTTACATTGACATTTTGTTCCAATTGCAAACCAATTAACTTATATTATTAACTTATATTAAATGAATCAAAAATGTTCTTGCCAATCCTAAGAAAACAAAGAACCCAAAAACATCTGTCACAGTTGTTAAAAATATTGCTGAAGCTAAAGCAGGATCAATCCCTAGCGACTGCAGTGATAGTGGAATTAAAAAGCCAAACATACCTGCTATTAATAAATTTAGAATCATAGCAAAGAAAATTATAATTCCTAAATAATAATTTCCATACATCAAATAAAGAATAAAACCTGTAACTAAACCTGTGGCCGCACCATTGATTATACCAACCATGGCTTCTTTAAATAGCAACATCCAATTGTCCTTAAAATCAATTTCTCCTAAAGCTATACCTCTTATTACAATCGAAAGTGTTTGAGTACCAGCATTTCCACCCATACCAGCAACTATTGGCATTGCTGCAGCTAAAGCAACAACCTGAGAAATAACATCCTCAAATATTGCTACAGTAAATGTTGCTAAAAATGCAGTTGCCAAATTAATGAACATCCAGGGTAATCTACTTTTAACAGATTGGAGTAGTGTTGTATCCGATCTTTCTTCTTCATCTACCCCGTGCATTTTATATAAATCCTCAGTATTCTCTGCCTCTATTACATCAATAATATCATCAACAGTGATAATTCCAATTAATATATCATTTTTATTTATAACTGGTATTACAGTTAAGTCATATTTTGCTACCTGCTGAGCAACTATTTCCTGGTCAACATCAGCGGTAACTTTAACAATATTGTCATCCATCAATTCTTCTAATATTTTATCATCATCAGAACTTAAAATATCTCTTAAATCAACACTACCAACTAATTTTTTTCTATCATCAGAAACATAAATAGTATCAATAATTTCTGTATCAGGGGCTATATTTTTTATTTTTTTTAAAGCCTCTGTTGTTGTTAAGTTTTTATTTAATAAGAGATATTCGGTGGTCATTATACCACCAGCAGATTCTTTGTCATATCCCAGCAGATTTTTTACTACTAATGCGTCATCTTGTTTCATGTGACGCAGCAATTCTTTGCGCTTTTGAATAGTTAACAAACCTAAAATATCAGTTATATCATCAGCTGCCATATGAGAAAAAATATCAATTATTTCTTGCGAACTTTTGCTTTTCAAAATATCAATTTGTAAGTCTTTTTCTGATTCTTCAAAGATATCAGCAAGATCTTCTGTTTCTAATAATTTAGTAAAATTGTTAATCTCTGAAGCTTCTAATTCTGATAATGCCTCAGCAATATCTATTGGATGATTATCTTCAATCCAATCTTCTTTAACATTTTTTTCTTGATTTAAATAGTTATTAATTTCCTCTTTAATATTATCAATTTTATTTTCCATCTGATCACCTCTATCATAAAATCATTTTTTTGAAATTATCAGAAAAACTAAATTGAAGAGTTAAATTATTTGCCAGAACAACCATTATAAAACTTCAATCTATAAGTTATATAATTAATATTTTAGATAATCAATTAATTTTTGTCGTTGACTCAGCTCAAATTTTCCTGATTCAAGCTTCCAATATTGAGCAGATTTAGTTATCTCCCCAATATATTTAACTAAATGTGGATGACAGCTTAAAACAAATATCTGGTGCTGCTTTGCTAAATTAACAATTATTTTAGCTGTATTATATAAATGATTGCTGTCAAAATTAACGAGCGAATCATCTAAAACAATTGGTAATTTAGGTTTTATTTCTTTAATTCTACTAATTCTAACTGATAAAAAAAGCTGTTCTAAACTACCGCGGCTTAGCTGATTTACACTATTAAACTCCTTACCATCAGCAGTAATAGTTTTAAACTCTGAACTTTCTAAGTCATCAGCTGTTTCTAATTTTTTATAATATTTATCACTAATTTTAGCCAGTATATCGGAAGCAGGCTTTAATAGTTCAGTTTCTGCTTTTTCAACCATTCTTGCTCTTAATTTCTTTAAAATAAAATAAACACTTTTATTGACAGCATATCTTTGAGCTTTTTTCTCTAAATTATTTTGAGCTTGATTAATTTTTGCTTGCGTATTTTCTATTTTTGTAGAACTAGAAAGAGCTTTAATATCATTTTTCAAAGTTGTTATTCTTTGCTCTACTTTATCTTTTTGTTTTTGCGAAAAATTCAAATCTTCAGTAAGGCTAATTTTTTCTTCTTCGACAGCTGCTAATGATGAAAAATTTCTGTAAAGCTTTAAAAAACTCTGATAATAATCTGCTGCTGGAGCTAATTTATTTAGGGTTTCTTTAATTTTATCTGAAGCTTTTAAAGTATATTCTAATTGAGATTTTTTATTTTGATACTCGTCTTTAATCTTTTTGTATTCAGTAGATTTTTCTGCCATTTTATAATAAGCATCTAATCTAATTTCAAGATTTTCTCCTTTTTTAAAATCATTCAAAAAATCTTCAATATCATTAATTAAATGGTTTAACTCTTGTTGTTTATCAGAAAAATCAGCAGCCATTTTTTTTAATTTAGTTAACAGTTCTAAATCTTTAAATAAATACTCTGCTTGCTTAATTAATTGATCAGTTTGTTCAATTTTTATAGTTTTAATATTGAATTTTCGATTACAATATACATCTGCTTTTTTAATTAAGTTATATATTTTTTCTAAATCAGTAATTATTTCCTCTTTAAGTTTATCGTTTTCTTTGTCATCTGTTTTTAATTTATTATATCTTCTTTTTTTATCTTTTATTTCTAAAAAATAAGATTTCAGATAATTAAAATTTTGATCTTCATCAGTATTTTTAATTTTTAATGATTGAGCAATGTTTGTTAATTTTTTTTCAGTTAGCTTTAAACTATTTTTTTTCTCACTTAATTTTTTCTTTAAAGAATTCAGGTTATTTTCCTTTTGAATTAAATTATTTTTAAGGTTATCTGCTCTTTCTTTTTCTAATTTAGAACTCTTATAATTAGAATTATAATATATAAAAGCAGTTAAAGCTATAACTAGAGAAAAATACTTAATTTGACTGTAGTTGATAAAGATAGATGATGTTAGTATAATCATTGATAAAACCAAAATAGAATAAGTTTTTTTCAAGATAGAAGCTGGTTGCTTATAATTAATATCAGTCAGCTCTGTTTCAGTTTTTTCAATATCGAGCTCTAATCTATCAATTTCAGCTGTGATACTCTTAATTTTAGATTTCAGTTCATCATTTTTTCTTAAATTATTATTTAAAGTTTCCTGATTTAATAAATCTAAATTAATCTCATCTAAGTTTGTTAAAGGGTTTTCCCAGTTAGAATTTAAATTATTACACTCTAAAATTAAAGCTTGATATTCAGTATTTATTTTATTATTTTGAGTACTAAAATTTTTAATTTTTTCATTTAATAAATCAACTTTTTGGTGATAATTATTAATTTCAATATTTTTTGATCTTATGAAATTCAAAAAGTCTGCTAAGGTATCACTCTTAATTGATTTAATTAACTCATTTTTAGAAGTCTGCAGTTCATCTTTCTTTAAATCAAGTCTTTGTTTATAATCAGATATTTTATCCAAATTTATAAAATTAATATTATTATTTTTTACTGTTGACTGTTCTAATTTTAGTTTTAAATTCTCTACTTTATTAAGAGTAGAATAATTGTTTTTTAAGAGATCCAAAATAAAAATTTTATCTTCAAGTTGGCCAATATTATTTTTTAGTTTTTTTGATTTTTCTTCAGCTTTTTTTAACTCTTCTCTTTTTTTATTAAATTCTTTTATTTCTAAAAGTGCTTGATCTCTTATTTCCTCTGCTTCTTTAATCTCATTATAATATGGTTTAAATGAAGCAACAGAAGGATCTCCCAAAATCCCTCCAATATTTTTAGCAGAATTAAAATATTTATCTGCAAGTTCGGGTACTTTAACCAATTCTGAAAGCCCTGCCCCCATTAGAACAGAATAAAGACGTTTTTCTTTCTTTTTCCCATCTGCAATTTTAGATAATTTTTGAAGTTCATTTAAACTAATTGTAAATAACTGCTGATAACTAAGCTGATCTAAATGATTGAAAAGTTCAGCAGATTCAATTTTATTTTCATCTTGGTCAATAACCTCAGGTGCAGCATAACCATTTAAAAATAATTTATAATCTTTATTTTCTCTTTCAATTTCAGTTTCAATATAATATTGATTGCTTGCTGGCGGAATAGAATTATTTTGAGGTAAACCATAGGGCAGATGACGCAATAATTTTAAAAAAGTACTTTTACCTGCTCTATTTTTACCACCAATAACTACTAGATTTTTTGAAATATCATTGAGATTCTGATTATTAAATATTCCAAAATCACGAATATATATATTTTTGTAAAACATTTAATCTCCGCCTTCTATTAATTCAGATATAATAATTTTTTCAACTTCTTCTAAAATATTTTTCTGCAGCTTTGAATCAGCATAAAATCTGTAGTTTGACCTGTCTTCTGCATTTTCATCTCCCTGCCAGATTTGACCCCATTCGGCAAGTAATTCCTGGTTCAGCTCATTATCAGTTAAAAGATCATTAATCAATTGATTAATATTTTGGTAAAGTTGACTGCTTTTTTTAAGTTCTTCTAAATTTTTTAATGGTTTAGCTGTTCTTAATATTAGAGAGTGAAGCCAAAGTGATGGACTTTCCCGGCTAAATTTGATCCTCATATCTTCCAGTAGAGTTTCTTCTAATTCTTCTCTGTTATCAGCTACATATTGATGGACAGGAGTTCTGCCCACAATATTTAAACGTATTACAGCTGCTTTAATTTTATATTTTCTTGATTTGTTATTAATCTTAATATTATTAAATTGTTTTTCTAATTTCTCATTTATCAATTGCTGTAATTTTGTAATATTATCTAATTCATTTTCTCTTTCTAGATCTACTACGATCTCTTTAAAAATAATAGGTGATAGGGGAACAAAATTTTCTTTTATTTTCAAATTAGAATCTACTTCTACTAATATGGCTCCTTTGCTGCCCTGTTCACTAATATTATGAGACTGTAAAGCACCTGGAAAATTAATAGAAGGGTCTTGGCTGAGCTTTTGATATTGATGTAGATGTCCCAGAGCCCAATAATGAATTTCATTTTTAGTTAATAATTCACTTTTATTAACTGGTACATAACGGTTATTATCCTTATTTAAGGCTGTATGTAGTAAGGCAATATTAAAAACAGATTTATCCGGCGCAGTATAATAATTATACATTGTTCTATTTTCAAATTTCTGCCTGTAAGACTGACCAATTATTCTAGCAGCCAGTTTATTATCTTTTTTATATTTTATAGTTTCGACTTTTTCACTAGAAAAATAATGTACATTTTCAGGTAGCTCAAAAACTTCATTTTCTATTCCCGCTGGATCATGATTACCAGATATAATATAAATTTTTATTTCATTTTCATTAAGGTACTGACACTGTTTTAAAAAGAATCGACTAGACTTAATTGATCTAGCTTCTCTATCATAAAGATCGCCAGCAATTAAAATAAAGTCAATTTCCTCTGCCACAGCTAATTCAACCAAGTTTTTAAAAGCCTGCTCAGTCGCGTTGATGAAAATATCTTTTACTTTACTATTTTTGGAACTATTACAGCTGAGCTTTTTACCTAAATGTACGTCTGCTGTATGAATAAATTTAATTGATTTTGACATTATAGCCTCCAAATTTAGCTGTAATCTCTTTCAGTTCTATTTTCCCATTTTACAAAAAACCAACTAAAAACAAAAATTTCTATTGTGAATTTAATAAATACAGCAAAATGTTCTATTAAGCTACTTTTAGTATAAATTAAACCTTCAATAGAACCCGGTATAGGTGCAACTGAACCAATTAGAGAAAATCCCCAGATTAAAAAAAATAGTTTTAACCATGCATAATCACTTTTAATAATTACATTATAAAAAGGATATAAAATAAATGCAAAAAAAGCACCTCTAAAAATCTGCCAAAATGATGCCATTCTGAAAATAGTCGACTTTGGAGATCGAAAATCAAAATAATCTCCTATATTAATAAAAACAGCATAATAATTTTGGAAATTTTTAAAGATAACACCAATAAAAATATAAATTAGTACATGAACAAGAATAAAACGAATTGTAAAATAGATAAATCTTTTAGATGGTTTTAACATTTCATTCCCCTTTTTCGTTAAATTTTATACTTGTTATTAATATTTCTATATAAAAGAATTAAATCCTGTAATTTATTTTAAATATAAATAAAGATTGACAGTTTAAAATATTAGGAATATAATTAATTATAGGAGAAAGTTTAAAAGCAAAACATTTAATAAAATGTTACGCAAAGCTATGGACCCACTAATTGGGCTGCCAGGCTGCCAGATCTCCTCTTTAAAAGTCTAGACTTTATTAAAGGGAGGGGTATCTTATGAAAAAGTTGAATATTTTGTTGGCAGTTTTTTTGGTCTTGGTAATGGTTTTTAGTGTTTCTCTTTCTGTCTTAGCATTAGCTGTTGATCCCGAACCTGGTCCTGAACCCGGTCCTGGTCCTGAGCCTGGTCCTGGTCCTGAACCTGAGCCTGATCCACCTACAAAAGGTAATAATGGTTTTGGTAATGGAGACCAAGATGCACCTGGAAATTCTGGAGGTCATAATAACGCAGAAAATGCTAATCCTCAAAGAGAATATCCTGGTAAATCGCAGCATTAAAAACAATAATTAAATTTCATAAAATAACCTGCAGTAATTACTGCAGGTTTTTCTTTTGAAAATATAATAAATATATTCCACTTTAAATTTTATTTTATTCTTTTTTTTCAAAACTTTCCCCGAAAATTAATTCTTCAGCTACATCACCAATAAAAGGTAATTTAAAAACTTCACCACTATAAGCTTTATACATCAGCAGCAACCAGAGAATTGTTCCAACAAATGTTATCAAAGAAGAAATCATAATTCCGATCACTGGAATTACTAAAATTAAAGAAGAGGCTATAAACAATGAAAAAAAGGTGATCAAGGACTGCATTGCATGAAAACGAACATGATTGTTTTCCTTTTCTATAAATAAAAAAATCAAACCCGTTACCCAGATACCTGCATAAGCTATAATAGACTCAACATTTTCATCCAGACCGAGACTGGTTTTTTTATGATACATAATTTTGAGATAATTATCTAATTAAGATAATATCTCTTCCCCCTTTCTCTCTAGTATTTATTTTTTTGAATTTTGTTTAACTTCTTCTAATATTATTTTAACATAATAAAATGATTTTAAAAAGCACTAACCATAATTAAAAAAAGGAAAACCCGCCTGTATTCTGATAAAGATAGTAGAATACAAGCGGGCTTTTTAATTAAATTATTATATTTATTTATTAAATTGTATATATTTTTACATTTTTATAGTTCTATAGTTTTAGTTATTCTAAAGTTTTAGCTATTCTAATTCTAAAATGAGCTCTCCAGATTCAAGTTGTTGCCCTGCTTTAGAATGAATAGCTGCCACAATACCATCAGCAGGCGCAGTTATATTGGTTTCCATTTTCATAGCCTCCATAATAACTAAACTCTGATTTTCCTTAACCTCTTCCCCTTCTTCTACTAATATTTCTACTATATTTCCGGGAAGACTGGCCCCTATTTCCATTTCATTTTTAGGATCAGCCATCTGTTTAATTGCAGAATCAGCTTTAGCTGTACTTGCTTCATCATAAATTTTGATTTCTCTTCTAAAACCATTAACTTCAAAAGCAAGTCTACGATAACCCTGGTCATCAACTTTTCCAATTTCTAGAAGTTTAACAACAAGAGTTTTACCTTCTTCAACTTTGATTTCACTAGTTTCTCCTTCACGCAGAGCATGGAAATAAACATCACTACCCATATGACTTAAATCACCATATTCTTCAAGATAATCTAAATAATCCTGATAAACTTTAGGATATAGTGCATATGCTAAAAGATCTTTTTGAGTTGGCTTAAAATCATAGTTTTCTTTTAGTTCAGCCTCTGCAGCTTCAAAATCATATTCTCCAAGTAGAGTACCCGGCCTAACTGTTATTGGGTCTTCACCTTTAAGAACAATCTGCTGAATATCTTCTGGGAAACCTCCAGGAGGCTGACCAAGCATTCCCTTAAAGTAAGCTTCTACAGAATCTGGAAAGGCCATATTTTTGGCTTTTTCACAGATATTATCAGGTGTTAGATCATTTTTAACCATAAAGATTGCCATATCTCCTACCATTTTAGAAGAAGGTGTAACCTTAGGTATATCACCTAACATAAAATTGACTTTACGGAACATTTCTTTAAATTCTTTAAAACGGTGACCTAAACCAACACTTTCTACCTGTGGTTTCAGATTAGAATATTGACCTCCAGGTATTTCATATTTATATATTTCTGCAGTACCAGACTTTAATTCTGATTCAAACTGAGAATATACTGGTCTTACAGCACCCCAATAATTAGATATTTTTTGAATATCTTCAATATGCATCTCAGGATCACGATAGGTATTAGTTAAAGCCGCTACTATTGAGTTCATTGGAGGTTGACTTGTTAAACCTGCCATTGTATTAAAGGCAGTATCCACAATATCTACTCCTGCTTCAGCAGCCATTAAAAGTGTTGCCCCACCATTGCCACTAGTATCATGTGTGTGTAAATGGATTGGAATAGAAATTTCAGCTTTTAAAGCTTTAATTAATTCATAAGCAGCATAAGGTTTTAAAAGACCTGCCATATCTTTAATTCCCAAGATATGAGCACCCATTTCTTCTATACCTTTAGCTAATTCCAAATAATAATCTAAATCATATTTTTCTCTTTTATCATCTAGTATATCTCCAGTATAACACATTGAAACTTCTGCAATTTTACCCTGTTTAACTACCTCGTCTACAGAAATTTCCATACCAGGCAGCCAGTTTAAAGAATCAAAAATTCTAAAAACATCAATTCCTGCCTCTGCAGATTCTGCTACTAGATTTCGGATTACATTATCCGGATAGTTTTTATATCCCACACCATTTGATCCTCTTAACAGCATCTGAAATAAAATATTTGGTATTCTTTCTCTTAACCTCTCAATTCTTTCCCAGGGAGATTCTTTAAGAAATCTGTAAGAAACATCAAAGGTTGCTCCTCCCCACATTTCAAGTGAGAATAAGTTTTTAGCTAAATGAGAAGTAGCTTCTGCAATTTTCTCCATATCAACTGTTCTCATTCGAGTTGCCATTAGAGACTGATGAGCATCCCTGTATGTTGTATCAGTTATAAGAATTTCCTCTTTATTTTTAATCCACTCTACAACAGCTTCTGGACCACCCTCGTCTAATATTTGTTTTGTACCTTCTAGACCATCTATTTTCTCAAAATCAGGTACTTTAGGTACATCAAAGTCAGGTTTATGACCTCTAGTTTCATTAACAATTTTTTCTCCTAAATAGCTTAAGATCTTCTGTTCTTGATCAGAACCCGGTTTAATATCAAGTAATTCAGGGTTATTAGCAATAAATCCGGTATCACATATTCCTTTTTTAAA
This genomic window contains:
- a CDS encoding ADP-ribosylglycohydrolase family protein; protein product: MKKIEKEIKNNAFGVFFGLIIGDALGAAVEFKARDTFEKLTDMRAGGPHGLDAGYWTDDSSMALCLAESLTEKDFNLEDQLQRYIKWYKEGYLSSTGNCFDIGNITANSLEHYEKNGELPPARERAAGNGSLMRLAPVPIYYRNDFKEAVKYSGKSSLTTHNNQMAIDSCRYLGALIQQFINSRFKVEAFKIKVIKETALDINLNDEVLGAINGSFEKHRDEIKSTGFVIHTLEASLWSFLNTDSFDEAVLLAANLGDDADTVAAVTGQLAGSYYGFNSIPEKWIDKLVHYPLLKDIAEKLYKIKQQGNN
- a CDS encoding ribose-phosphate pyrophosphokinase, with product MEDKTITKIPFGQLGIIVHESCKELGQKVDDYIVERRKEEFANSCSEYHLEEIKDTYVIDSEIVRFANGEAKGSLKETIRGKDIYILADIGNYSVTYNMFGHENRMSPDDHFQDIKRLISAIAGKARRIHIIMPLLYESRQDKRNSRESLDCAMALQELENLGVENIFTFDAHETRVQNAIPQTGFESLYSTYQIIKAMNKVDAEICFDKDEMMVISPDTGAMDRAIYYASVLGLDVGLFYKRRDYKKIIDGRNPIIQHEYMGAEVEGKDILIVDDMIASGGSVFDIAKELKKKNARNIYVAVSFTFFTNGIEKMNKYYEEGYIKKLFSTNLTYVPQKFKDAEWFEEVDMSKLISLLIDTVNYDDSVSPILDSTNKIKSIVGK
- the mgtE gene encoding magnesium transporter; this translates as MENKIDNIKEEINNYLNQEKNVKEDWIEDNHPIDIAEALSELEASEINNFTKLLETEDLADIFEESEKDLQIDILKSKSSQEIIDIFSHMAADDITDILGLLTIQKRKELLRHMKQDDALVVKNLLGYDKESAGGIMTTEYLLLNKNLTTTEALKKIKNIAPDTEIIDTIYVSDDRKKLVGSVDLRDILSSDDDKILEELMDDNIVKVTADVDQEIVAQQVAKYDLTVIPVINKNDILIGIITVDDIIDVIEAENTEDLYKMHGVDEEERSDTTLLQSVKSRLPWMFINLATAFLATFTVAIFEDVISQVVALAAAMPIVAGMGGNAGTQTLSIVIRGIALGEIDFKDNWMLLFKEAMVGIINGAATGLVTGFILYLMYGNYYLGIIIFFAMILNLLIAGMFGFLIPLSLQSLGIDPALASAIFLTTVTDVFGFFVFLGLARTFLIHLI
- a CDS encoding AAA family ATPase, producing MFYKNIYIRDFGIFNNQNLNDISKNLVVIGGKNRAGKSTFLKLLRHLPYGLPQNNSIPPASNQYYIETEIERENKDYKLFLNGYAAPEVIDQDENKIESAELFNHLDQLSYQQLFTISLNELQKLSKIADGKKKEKRLYSVLMGAGLSELVKVPELADKYFNSAKNIGGILGDPSVASFKPYYNEIKEAEEIRDQALLEIKEFNKKREELKKAEEKSKKLKNNIGQLEDKIFILDLLKNNYSTLNKVENLKLKLEQSTVKNNNINFINLDKISDYKQRLDLKKDELQTSKNELIKSIKSDTLADFLNFIRSKNIEINNYHQKVDLLNEKIKNFSTQNNKINTEYQALILECNNLNSNWENPLTNLDEINLDLLNQETLNNNLRKNDELKSKIKSITAEIDRLELDIEKTETELTDINYKQPASILKKTYSILVLSMIILTSSIFINYSQIKYFSLVIALTAFIYYNSNYKSSKLEKERADNLKNNLIQKENNLNSLKKKLSEKKNSLKLTEKKLTNIAQSLKIKNTDEDQNFNYLKSYFLEIKDKKRRYNKLKTDDKENDKLKEEIITDLEKIYNLIKKADVYCNRKFNIKTIKIEQTDQLIKQAEYLFKDLELLTKLKKMAADFSDKQQELNHLINDIEDFLNDFKKGENLEIRLDAYYKMAEKSTEYKKIKDEYQNKKSQLEYTLKASDKIKETLNKLAPAADYYQSFLKLYRNFSSLAAVEEEKISLTEDLNFSQKQKDKVEQRITTLKNDIKALSSSTKIENTQAKINQAQNNLEKKAQRYAVNKSVYFILKKLRARMVEKAETELLKPASDILAKISDKYYKKLETADDLESSEFKTITADGKEFNSVNQLSRGSLEQLFLSVRISRIKEIKPKLPIVLDDSLVNFDSNHLYNTAKIIVNLAKQHQIFVLSCHPHLVKYIGEITKSAQYWKLESGKFELSQRQKLIDYLKY
- a CDS encoding metallophosphoesterase family protein, translating into MSKSIKFIHTADVHLGKKLSCNSSKNSKVKDIFINATEQAFKNLVELAVAEEIDFILIAGDLYDREARSIKSSRFFLKQCQYLNENEIKIYIISGNHDPAGIENEVFELPENVHYFSSEKVETIKYKKDNKLAARIIGQSYRQKFENRTMYNYYTAPDKSVFNIALLHTALNKDNNRYVPVNKSELLTKNEIHYWALGHLHQYQKLSQDPSINFPGALQSHNISEQGSKGAILVEVDSNLKIKENFVPLSPIIFKEIVVDLERENELDNITKLQQLINEKLEKQFNNIKINNKSRKYKIKAAVIRLNIVGRTPVHQYVADNREELEETLLEDMRIKFSRESPSLWLHSLILRTAKPLKNLEELKKSSQLYQNINQLINDLLTDNELNQELLAEWGQIWQGDENAEDRSNYRFYADSKLQKNILEEVEKIIISELIEGGD
- a CDS encoding DUF4870 domain-containing protein; this encodes MYHKKTSLGLDENVESIIAYAGIWVTGLIFLFIEKENNHVRFHAMQSLITFFSLFIASSLILVIPVIGIMISSLITFVGTILWLLLMYKAYSGEVFKLPFIGDVAEELIFGESFEKKE